Proteins encoded by one window of Dietzia sp. B32:
- a CDS encoding exonuclease domain-containing protein — translation MTTDIQHPTAIDRNRLLAFDLETTGPDPRTAHIVSSALIAIDGADKKERNWLADPGIEIPEGATAVHGITTAHARENGRPHAEVVTETVAAIRRGWREGRTLVVFNACYDLTILRRWDPSFEILGPVVDPYVVDRAVDPYRKGKRTLAAVCGVHGIALDSAHEAAADALAAARLAWKMLGVQQELSGSDWREVNAQQSRWHQTRQRDFVDYLERSGKDSSDVNLLWPLAAV, via the coding sequence ATGACAACCGACATCCAGCACCCCACCGCCATCGACCGGAACCGACTTCTCGCCTTCGATCTGGAGACCACCGGTCCCGATCCACGAACCGCGCACATCGTGTCCTCGGCGCTCATCGCGATAGACGGGGCAGACAAGAAGGAACGGAACTGGCTCGCCGACCCGGGGATAGAGATACCCGAGGGGGCGACGGCGGTCCACGGCATCACCACGGCGCACGCACGGGAGAACGGTCGCCCCCACGCCGAGGTGGTGACCGAGACCGTGGCGGCCATCCGGCGCGGTTGGCGCGAGGGCCGCACCCTCGTCGTGTTCAACGCGTGCTACGACCTGACGATCCTGCGCCGGTGGGACCCGTCATTCGAGATCCTCGGGCCCGTGGTCGATCCGTATGTCGTGGACCGGGCTGTCGACCCCTACCGGAAGGGCAAGAGGACTCTCGCGGCCGTGTGTGGGGTCCACGGTATCGCGTTGGACTCCGCTCACGAGGCCGCGGCGGACGCGCTCGCGGCCGCACGGCTGGCATGGAAGATGTTGGGCGTCCAACAGGAACTGTCCGGGTCCGACTGGCGGGAGGTCAACGCGCAGCAGTCGCGCTGGCACCAGACGCGGCAGCGTGACTTCGTCGACTATCTGGAGCGCTCGGGCAAGGATTCCTCCGACGTCAACCTGCTGTGGCCTCTGGCTGCGGTGTAG
- a CDS encoding cobalamin-independent methionine synthase codes for MTPVAPAGTGPGPMPGTDPRESARVVMGECHALPFLPELPERGPGADQIGRTLALLADLPVDVSPRGWRLADAPGRLARRATDFLDRDADALEEADEQARDPEADPSPGSRRLQVRVVGPWSLAAGIELPGGMPVLSDRGARRDLAASLAEGASARAAQLARRIGAGARIVLDEPLLWHVAAGTVHSPSRFDPIAAVPPDRLAVSLCRFGDALRRAGAAEVLIRVPVISDPGAPPAWSVVTETPRDETPLDGVCLTAAPLYSAQSHDALDAAGTVLGNGGILHLEGLPGAARPPRTTAEAEQTAVSLLALLDRLSAPRYSSLGRVVLSLTPEETTSGAAQATAALRGARLVAETAPRVAE; via the coding sequence GTGACCCCGGTGGCACCGGCCGGTACCGGGCCCGGACCCATGCCCGGGACCGACCCTCGGGAGTCGGCCCGGGTCGTGATGGGGGAATGCCACGCGCTGCCCTTCCTGCCGGAGCTGCCGGAACGCGGCCCGGGCGCGGACCAGATCGGACGCACGCTGGCTCTGCTCGCGGACCTTCCGGTCGACGTCTCGCCGCGCGGGTGGAGACTCGCCGATGCCCCGGGCCGCCTCGCCCGTCGGGCCACCGACTTCCTCGACCGGGACGCGGACGCGCTCGAGGAGGCCGACGAGCAGGCCAGGGATCCCGAGGCGGACCCGTCACCGGGGAGCCGCCGCCTGCAGGTCCGTGTGGTGGGCCCGTGGTCCCTGGCCGCCGGGATCGAGCTTCCCGGTGGGATGCCCGTCCTCAGCGACCGCGGGGCCCGACGAGACCTCGCCGCCTCCCTCGCGGAGGGGGCGAGCGCGCGAGCCGCGCAACTGGCACGCCGCATCGGAGCGGGCGCCCGCATCGTGCTGGACGAGCCGCTTCTCTGGCACGTCGCGGCCGGCACCGTCCACTCGCCCAGCCGATTCGATCCCATCGCGGCCGTGCCGCCGGATCGACTCGCCGTGTCGCTGTGCCGGTTCGGCGACGCACTGCGTCGCGCGGGGGCAGCCGAGGTCCTGATTCGCGTCCCGGTCATCTCCGATCCCGGGGCACCCCCGGCCTGGTCGGTCGTCACCGAGACACCACGTGACGAGACGCCACTCGACGGGGTGTGCCTGACCGCGGCCCCGCTCTACTCCGCACAGTCGCACGACGCACTCGACGCCGCCGGTACGGTGCTCGGCAACGGTGGGATCCTCCATCTGGAGGGGCTTCCCGGTGCTGCCCGTCCACCGCGCACCACGGCCGAGGCGGAGCAGACGGCGGTGAGTCTGCTCGCACTGCTCGACCGCCTGAGCGCACCCAGGTATTCGAGCCTGGGTCGGGTGGTGCTCTCGCTGACCCCCGAAGAGACCACCTCCGGTGCCGCACAGGCCACGGCCGCTCTCCGTGGAGCCCGGCTGGTGGCCGAGACGGCCCCGCGGGTGGCGGAGTGA
- the mnmA gene encoding tRNA 2-thiouridine(34) synthase MnmA, with product MRVLAAMSGGVDSAVAAARAVAAGHDVVGVHLALSADPATLRTGSRGCCSREDAGDARRVADLLGIPFYVWDFAERFRADVIDDFVESYARGETPNPCLRCNERIKFEALLERGVALGFDAVATGHYARLSTEELPDGSHRPVLRRAVDDAKDQSYVLGVLTPQQLAHSMFPLGDSLKSQVRAEAGTAGLPVASKPDSHDICFIPSGDTRAFLGARIGLRPGALVDADTGDELGRHEGVHGFTIGQRKGLGVRGPAADGRPRYVTAIDADTGTVTVGGADHLLSVAMTATSPYWLVDDDIRETDCLVQIRAHGEATPGYVRRVGDGAQALLEITLDEPIRGVAPGQAAVLYRPEPDGDRVLGSGTISASRPVTETA from the coding sequence ATGAGGGTTCTCGCCGCCATGAGCGGGGGAGTGGACTCCGCCGTCGCCGCCGCCAGGGCCGTCGCCGCCGGACACGATGTCGTCGGTGTCCACCTCGCGCTCAGCGCCGATCCGGCGACCCTCCGTACCGGGTCACGCGGATGCTGCTCCCGGGAGGATGCCGGTGACGCCCGCCGTGTCGCCGACCTGCTGGGCATCCCGTTCTACGTCTGGGACTTCGCCGAACGCTTCCGTGCGGACGTGATCGACGACTTCGTCGAGTCCTACGCCCGGGGCGAGACGCCCAACCCCTGCCTGCGGTGCAATGAGCGCATCAAGTTCGAGGCACTCCTCGAACGGGGGGTTGCGCTCGGCTTCGACGCCGTCGCCACCGGCCACTACGCACGTCTGTCGACCGAGGAACTGCCCGACGGCTCCCACCGGCCGGTTCTCCGTCGCGCCGTGGACGACGCCAAGGACCAGTCGTACGTCCTCGGCGTGCTCACCCCGCAACAACTCGCGCACTCGATGTTCCCGCTGGGGGACTCGCTCAAGTCCCAGGTCCGAGCGGAGGCCGGGACCGCCGGGCTGCCCGTGGCCTCCAAGCCCGACAGTCACGACATCTGCTTCATCCCCTCCGGGGACACACGCGCGTTCCTCGGGGCGCGCATCGGACTGCGTCCCGGAGCGCTCGTCGACGCCGACACAGGCGACGAGCTCGGGCGCCACGAGGGCGTGCACGGGTTCACCATCGGCCAGCGAAAGGGCCTCGGGGTCCGGGGCCCCGCCGCGGACGGCCGTCCCCGCTACGTGACCGCGATCGACGCCGACACCGGTACGGTGACCGTCGGCGGCGCGGATCATCTGCTCTCCGTCGCGATGACCGCGACCTCGCCCTACTGGCTGGTCGACGACGACATCCGCGAGACCGATTGCCTCGTGCAGATCCGGGCCCATGGTGAAGCGACACCGGGCTACGTCCGGCGGGTAGGCGACGGCGCGCAGGCCCTCCTCGAGATCACCCTCGACGAGCCGATCCGTGGTGTGGCCCCGGGGCAGGCGGCCGTGCTGTACCGGCCCGAACCGGACGGCGACCGCGTGCTCGGCAGCGGGACCATCTCCGCATCACGACCGGTGACGGAGACCGCGTGA
- a CDS encoding cysteine desulfurase family protein gives MPTTRSVHYLDHAATTPMREAAVAAYAEAASAVGNASSLHGSGRRARRRVEEARESLAHHLGCRPSEVVFTSGGTESDNLAVLGQAGAAAGDVVAVGATEHHSVLDAAAHLATDRGGRKDVRVLPVDSRGAVTPGTVRDLADEVGSRLALVATMLGNNEIGTLTDVAATAGPARAVGAAVHTDAVQAVGHVPVDFSALGVTSLSLSAHKFGGPLGVGALLLDRSADCLPIGYGGGQERDLRSGSVDVPGAVAMAAALEEAVREMDSEALRLSRLRDRLVAGVLAEVPGAIANGGGQRLPGIANLTFPGCSGESLILLLDAAGIECSTGSACTAGVAEPSHVLLALGADDAAARSSLRLSLGHTTTEADVDAAIAALGPAAERARVAGLGLARAGVAAS, from the coding sequence ATGCCCACCACCCGCTCCGTGCACTATCTGGACCACGCCGCGACCACCCCGATGCGTGAGGCCGCCGTCGCCGCCTACGCCGAGGCGGCCTCCGCGGTCGGTAACGCGTCCTCGCTCCACGGCTCCGGACGCCGTGCCCGCCGCCGTGTCGAGGAAGCCCGCGAGTCGCTCGCGCACCATCTCGGCTGCCGACCGTCCGAGGTCGTGTTCACCTCCGGGGGGACCGAGTCCGACAATCTCGCCGTCCTGGGTCAGGCCGGCGCCGCGGCCGGCGACGTGGTGGCCGTCGGGGCGACGGAACACCACTCCGTCCTCGACGCCGCCGCGCACCTGGCCACCGACCGCGGCGGGCGGAAAGACGTCCGCGTGCTGCCCGTGGATTCCCGAGGTGCCGTCACCCCGGGCACGGTCCGCGACCTCGCCGACGAGGTCGGGTCCCGGCTCGCCCTCGTCGCGACGATGCTCGGCAACAACGAGATAGGCACCCTCACCGACGTCGCGGCGACGGCCGGCCCGGCCCGCGCGGTGGGTGCGGCCGTCCACACCGACGCGGTCCAGGCCGTCGGGCACGTCCCGGTCGACTTCTCCGCCCTCGGCGTGACCTCCCTCAGCCTCTCCGCGCACAAGTTCGGTGGCCCGCTCGGTGTCGGCGCACTGCTCCTCGACCGAAGTGCCGACTGCCTGCCGATCGGGTACGGGGGCGGCCAGGAGCGGGACCTGCGGTCCGGGTCCGTGGACGTCCCCGGGGCCGTCGCGATGGCCGCCGCGCTCGAGGAGGCGGTAAGGGAGATGGATTCCGAGGCCCTGCGCCTCAGCCGGCTCCGCGATCGACTGGTCGCCGGTGTGCTCGCCGAGGTTCCCGGCGCGATCGCCAACGGCGGAGGCCAGCGCCTGCCCGGGATCGCCAACCTCACGTTCCCGGGTTGCTCCGGCGAGTCGCTCATCCTGCTGCTCGACGCCGCCGGGATCGAATGCTCCACCGGGTCGGCCTGCACCGCCGGCGTGGCCGAGCCGAGCCACGTTCTCCTGGCCCTCGGGGCCGACGACGCCGCGGCCCGCAGCAGTCTGCGTCTGAGTCTGGGGCACACCACCACCGAGGCCGACGTCGACGCCGCGATCGCCGCTCTCGGACCCGCAGCCGAACGAGCCCGCGTCGCCGGCCTCGGGCTCGCCCGCGCCGGAGTGGCCGCGTCATGA
- a CDS encoding electron transfer flavoprotein subunit alpha/FixB family protein, whose amino-acid sequence MAEVLVAVEHVDGELKKVSLELLTAARALGEPSAVVFGETGTAAALTEALKEAGAEKIYVAEGDAVQNYLVTPKVDVLAGLAEQGAAAIVLAATFEGKEVAGRLAARTGSGTLCDVVEIKSDGSAVHSIFGGAFTVEATVSGETPIYTLRPGSVEAAPAAGAGEVVEVQVPEPENAAKVISRNPIVGGDRPELTEATVVVSGGRGVGSAENFEKVVEPLADSLKGAVGASRAAVDSGYYPGQFQVGQTGKTVSPQLYIALGISGAIQHRAGMQTSKTIVAVNKDEEAPIFEIADYGIVGDLFNVAPQLTEAINARK is encoded by the coding sequence ATGGCTGAAGTCCTCGTCGCGGTCGAGCACGTCGACGGCGAACTCAAGAAGGTGTCCCTCGAGCTGCTGACCGCCGCTCGTGCACTCGGAGAGCCCTCCGCGGTCGTCTTCGGTGAGACCGGCACCGCCGCCGCGCTCACCGAGGCCCTCAAGGAGGCCGGCGCGGAGAAGATCTACGTCGCCGAGGGCGACGCGGTCCAGAACTACCTCGTCACACCCAAGGTCGACGTCCTGGCTGGCCTCGCCGAGCAGGGCGCCGCCGCGATCGTCCTGGCCGCCACGTTCGAGGGCAAGGAGGTCGCGGGTCGTCTCGCGGCCCGCACCGGGTCCGGCACCCTCTGCGACGTCGTCGAGATCAAGTCCGACGGCTCGGCCGTCCACTCGATCTTCGGTGGCGCATTCACCGTCGAGGCGACCGTCTCCGGCGAGACCCCGATCTACACGCTGCGTCCGGGCTCCGTCGAGGCGGCCCCGGCCGCCGGCGCCGGAGAGGTCGTAGAGGTGCAGGTTCCCGAGCCCGAGAACGCCGCCAAGGTCATCTCGCGCAACCCGATCGTCGGTGGCGACCGTCCCGAGCTCACCGAGGCGACCGTCGTCGTCTCGGGTGGTCGTGGCGTCGGCTCCGCGGAGAACTTCGAGAAGGTCGTCGAGCCCCTCGCCGACTCCCTCAAGGGTGCGGTCGGCGCGTCGCGTGCGGCCGTCGACTCGGGTTACTACCCGGGCCAGTTCCAGGTCGGCCAGACCGGCAAGACCGTCTCGCCGCAGCTGTACATCGCCCTGGGTATCTCGGGCGCGATCCAGCACCGCGCCGGTATGCAGACGTCGAAGACCATCGTCGCCGTGAACAAGGACGAGGAGGCCCCGATCTTCGAGATCGCGGACTACGGCATCGTCGGCGACCTGTTCAACGTCGCACCGCAGCTCACCGAGGCCATCAACGCCCGTAAGTGA
- a CDS encoding electron transfer flavoprotein subunit beta/FixA family protein: protein MTNIVVLIKQVPDTYSERKLSDGDYTLDREAADAVLDEINEKAVEQALQIKEAHGGEVTVLCAGPDRATEAIRKALSMGADKAVHLNDEALHGSDVVQTSWALANVLGTIEGTELVIAGNEATDGRMGAVPAILAEYLGLPQLTHMRTLEIADGVAKGERETDEGIFEVEAPLPCVVSVGEKINEPRFPSFKGIMAAKKKPVENLTLADANVEAGQVGKDNAASSVTSASPKPPRAAGEKVTDEGEGGNDVAKYLVSQKLI from the coding sequence ATGACGAACATCGTCGTACTGATCAAGCAGGTTCCCGACACCTATTCGGAGCGCAAGCTCTCGGACGGGGACTACACCCTGGACCGCGAGGCCGCGGACGCGGTCCTGGACGAGATCAACGAGAAGGCCGTCGAGCAGGCTCTCCAGATCAAGGAGGCCCACGGCGGCGAGGTCACCGTCCTGTGCGCCGGCCCGGACCGCGCCACCGAGGCCATCCGGAAGGCCCTGTCGATGGGCGCCGACAAGGCCGTGCACCTCAACGACGAGGCGCTCCACGGCTCCGACGTCGTCCAGACCTCGTGGGCCCTGGCCAACGTCCTGGGCACCATCGAGGGCACCGAGCTGGTCATCGCCGGTAACGAGGCCACCGACGGGCGCATGGGTGCCGTCCCGGCCATCCTCGCCGAGTACCTCGGCCTTCCCCAGCTGACGCACATGCGCACCCTGGAGATCGCCGACGGCGTCGCCAAGGGCGAGCGCGAGACCGACGAGGGCATCTTCGAGGTCGAGGCGCCCCTGCCGTGCGTCGTCTCCGTCGGAGAGAAGATCAACGAGCCGCGGTTCCCGTCCTTCAAGGGCATCATGGCCGCCAAGAAGAAGCCGGTCGAGAACCTGACCCTGGCCGACGCGAACGTCGAGGCCGGACAGGTGGGCAAGGACAACGCGGCGTCGAGTGTGACCTCCGCGAGCCCCAAGCCGCCGCGCGCCGCCGGTGAGAAGGTCACGGACGAGGGCGAGGGCGGCAACGACGTCGCCAAGTACCTCGTGTCGCAGAAGCTCATCTGA
- a CDS encoding AMP-binding protein, with protein MTANSGLDTALTPLSFLEKAARVSPDATAVVDGPRRQTYAEFADRATRLASVLKMRGVARGDRVGVLAPNSAEALLAQFGVPLAGGAVVALNTRLAPAEIAYIVEHAGIAVLIADADLLAGLGDDVPDALRLVLVAPDADGSQPDPARFGPRAESLEDALASASPQPVSWTVADEDSVIAVNYTSGTTGRPKGVMYTHRGAYLNSLGEIITQGLDADSKYLWTLPMFHCNGWCTTWALTGARGTHVCLRAVRGDEIWRLFDDEGVNRLAGAPAVLSTIADDPAARPIEGIRMVTAGAPPSPTILRRFEDLGIDVTQVYGLTETYGPFTVCTPQPGWSGLDPDERAGLKSRQGVAMIHADTVRVVERTSPGESHLVDVPADGVTMGEVVMTGNGVMKGYFGDPEATATAFAGGWFHSGDLGVMHPDGYVQLLDRAKDVVVSGGENISTIEVEQAIVSHPDVVDCAVVSMPDEKWGERPKAYVVVRPGSALDADGVVEHCRTRIARYKVPGAVELTEALPRTSTGKVRKNELRDAAWSGWEKRIN; from the coding sequence ATGACAGCGAACTCCGGACTCGACACCGCGCTCACCCCGCTGAGCTTCCTCGAGAAGGCCGCGCGCGTCTCACCCGACGCCACCGCGGTCGTCGACGGCCCGCGCCGTCAGACCTACGCCGAGTTCGCCGACCGGGCCACCCGGCTGGCCTCCGTGTTGAAGATGCGTGGCGTCGCGCGCGGTGACCGGGTGGGCGTCCTGGCGCCGAACTCGGCCGAGGCACTGCTCGCGCAGTTCGGCGTTCCGCTCGCGGGCGGCGCCGTGGTCGCCCTCAACACCCGCCTCGCCCCTGCGGAGATCGCCTACATCGTCGAGCACGCCGGGATCGCCGTCCTCATCGCGGACGCCGACCTCCTCGCGGGGCTGGGCGACGATGTCCCGGATGCGCTGCGCCTCGTCCTGGTCGCCCCGGACGCGGACGGCTCGCAACCCGACCCGGCCCGGTTCGGCCCGCGCGCCGAGTCCCTGGAGGACGCCCTCGCGTCCGCCTCGCCGCAGCCCGTGTCGTGGACTGTCGCCGACGAGGACTCCGTCATCGCGGTCAACTACACCTCCGGTACGACCGGCCGACCCAAGGGCGTCATGTACACGCATCGGGGCGCCTACCTCAACTCCCTCGGCGAGATCATCACCCAGGGCCTCGACGCCGACTCGAAGTACCTGTGGACGCTGCCGATGTTCCACTGCAACGGGTGGTGCACCACCTGGGCCCTGACCGGTGCGAGGGGGACCCATGTGTGTCTGCGCGCCGTCCGCGGGGACGAGATCTGGCGACTGTTCGACGACGAGGGGGTCAACCGCCTGGCCGGTGCACCAGCCGTGTTGTCCACCATCGCCGACGACCCGGCAGCCCGGCCGATCGAGGGGATCCGCATGGTCACCGCCGGGGCCCCGCCCTCGCCGACCATCCTGCGGCGCTTCGAGGACCTCGGAATCGACGTCACCCAGGTGTACGGGTTGACGGAGACCTACGGCCCGTTCACGGTCTGCACGCCGCAGCCGGGGTGGTCCGGGTTGGATCCCGACGAGCGCGCAGGGCTGAAGTCGCGGCAGGGGGTGGCGATGATCCACGCCGACACCGTGCGCGTCGTCGAACGCACCTCGCCGGGGGAGAGCCATCTGGTCGACGTGCCCGCCGACGGAGTGACCATGGGCGAGGTCGTCATGACCGGCAACGGGGTCATGAAGGGGTATTTCGGCGACCCCGAGGCCACGGCCACCGCGTTCGCGGGCGGCTGGTTCCACTCGGGTGACCTGGGCGTCATGCATCCGGACGGCTACGTGCAGCTCCTCGACCGGGCCAAGGACGTGGTGGTGTCGGGCGGCGAGAACATCTCCACGATCGAGGTCGAGCAGGCGATCGTCTCGCACCCCGACGTCGTGGACTGCGCCGTGGTCTCCATGCCCGACGAGAAATGGGGCGAGCGCCCCAAGGCCTACGTCGTGGTCAGGCCGGGCTCGGCCCTCGACGCCGACGGCGTGGTCGAACACTGCCGGACCCGGATCGCGCGCTACAAGGTACCGGGCGCCGTGGAGCTGACCGAGGCGCTGCCGCGGACGTCCACGGGCAAGGTGCGCAAGAACGAACTGCGCGACGCCGCGTGGTCCGGCTGGGAGAAGCGCATCAACTGA
- a CDS encoding PQQ-binding-like beta-propeller repeat protein, giving the protein MAPASTPALTPRTARSLVAVALAAGVLAGCASDTESGGARLGQAASWSSVAGGPPNSGRAHSAVTDAPELLWSRALGAPAIGVASSDGIGTSFQATVSERGCNLFALTAEDGRKRWCLRLPTDGPRITATVDARGSLFVPMYGGVGALAAEGENRWFAATKGVPTTVTLLDGRHLLLVSHLGVARVVNAHTGLDATPELRLTGNIATDDRAYGLPWCATGERGCPAPSPAAVDTDTATAYLTAWTPGADDPELVAVRLVPGEFTALEEVWRVPLPDGRLGTPVVLSNDRDEVYVHAADGTLGAYSTSDGAVRWSAPVGYRPDTPPALLPDGTLVSGGRTTTVWRGPDDDHDDDAGPAPVVAVRGEDGTGREVWRRDDLRQLTNPAATADGRVLVAVRSGGTDDEPGIAVHLLDGDDGATLHRIEVPAATGPVSGLSVDSDGRIALTTAVGAVYVFE; this is encoded by the coding sequence GTGGCACCGGCATCGACACCGGCACTGACACCGCGCACCGCGCGGTCCCTGGTCGCCGTCGCGCTCGCGGCGGGAGTGCTCGCCGGGTGCGCCTCGGACACCGAGAGCGGCGGTGCCCGCCTGGGCCAGGCCGCGAGCTGGTCCTCGGTCGCCGGCGGGCCGCCCAACTCCGGTCGTGCCCACTCCGCGGTCACGGACGCCCCCGAACTGCTGTGGTCCCGTGCGTTGGGGGCGCCCGCGATCGGCGTGGCCTCCTCGGACGGCATCGGCACGTCATTCCAGGCCACGGTCTCCGAGCGCGGGTGCAACCTCTTCGCACTGACCGCCGAGGACGGCCGCAAGCGCTGGTGTCTACGACTGCCGACGGACGGCCCGCGCATCACCGCGACGGTCGACGCACGCGGGTCGTTGTTCGTCCCGATGTACGGCGGGGTGGGCGCGCTGGCGGCCGAAGGCGAGAACCGCTGGTTCGCCGCGACGAAGGGCGTGCCCACCACCGTGACGTTGCTGGACGGCCGTCACCTGCTGCTCGTGTCGCATCTCGGGGTGGCGCGGGTGGTCAACGCCCACACCGGTCTGGACGCCACTCCCGAACTGCGGCTCACCGGGAACATCGCGACCGACGACCGGGCCTACGGCCTCCCGTGGTGCGCCACCGGTGAGCGCGGCTGCCCGGCGCCCTCCCCCGCCGCCGTGGACACCGACACGGCGACGGCCTACCTCACCGCATGGACGCCGGGCGCCGACGACCCGGAACTGGTCGCGGTCCGGCTGGTCCCCGGCGAGTTCACGGCCCTCGAAGAAGTGTGGCGCGTGCCCCTGCCCGACGGTCGCCTGGGCACGCCGGTGGTGTTGTCGAACGACCGCGACGAGGTCTACGTCCACGCCGCCGACGGCACCCTGGGCGCGTACTCGACGTCGGACGGCGCGGTTCGGTGGTCCGCCCCGGTCGGCTACCGGCCGGACACGCCCCCCGCCCTGCTGCCCGACGGGACGCTGGTCAGCGGCGGTCGCACGACCACCGTGTGGAGGGGACCCGACGACGACCACGACGACGACGCGGGCCCGGCGCCCGTGGTGGCCGTCCGCGGGGAGGACGGAACCGGCCGGGAGGTCTGGCGCCGGGACGACCTGCGTCAGCTCACCAACCCCGCCGCGACGGCCGACGGGCGGGTGCTCGTGGCCGTGCGCTCGGGAGGTACCGACGACGAGCCCGGGATCGCGGTCCACCTGCTCGACGGCGACGACGGGGCCACCCTCCACCGGATCGAGGTACCCGCGGCGACGGGCCCGGTCTCGGGGCTCAGCGTGGACTCGGACGGCCGGATCGCGCTGACGACCGCGGTGGGCGCGGTGTACGTGTTCGAGTGA
- a CDS encoding THUMP-like domain-containing protein, whose protein sequence is MTPEDLEFLRTPAGRDLLDLAAGLEWSRAGLVASTAAVRRADPVHAAAAIDVVTARARAHGRIRGSGAMLLTDEAVQQATAWPVAALRAGRLAGRDVHDVTCSVGAELNELVRTADRVIGSDLDPVRARMAAHNVPDALVCVADALAPPSRDAVLVADPARRSAGRRVHDPARLSPPLPDLLTVAADRDHVIKCAPGLDTSQLDHSGEVELVSLDGSVREACLWSPGLSAGVRRRATVLRTTAAHAPGPWGPPRLVADGVAVHVEEVTDRDDDEVDAHEEAERFIVDPDGAVVRAGLVRHWARRHGLRQLDPRIAHLTGPRVPDGYTGFEVLEKCRLDRKQLRRVLRQRDCGSLEILVRGVDTDPDVLRRSLALSGSRPLALVVTRIGSSAVVFVCGPRSARRD, encoded by the coding sequence GTGACCCCCGAGGACCTGGAGTTCCTGCGCACTCCCGCCGGACGCGACCTGCTCGACCTCGCGGCGGGCCTGGAGTGGTCCCGCGCCGGCCTCGTGGCCTCGACCGCGGCCGTCCGCCGCGCCGATCCCGTGCATGCGGCGGCGGCTATCGACGTCGTCACCGCGCGGGCCCGTGCTCACGGTCGGATCCGGGGCTCCGGGGCGATGCTCCTCACCGACGAGGCGGTCCAGCAGGCCACGGCGTGGCCGGTCGCGGCGCTGCGGGCGGGCCGTCTGGCCGGCCGGGACGTCCACGACGTCACCTGCTCCGTCGGCGCCGAACTGAACGAGCTGGTGCGCACCGCCGACCGGGTTATCGGCTCCGACCTGGACCCGGTCCGCGCCCGGATGGCCGCCCACAACGTCCCGGACGCGCTCGTGTGTGTGGCCGACGCGCTCGCCCCGCCCAGCCGCGACGCCGTCCTGGTGGCGGACCCCGCGCGCCGCTCCGCCGGCCGGCGCGTCCACGACCCGGCCCGGCTCAGCCCGCCGCTGCCGGACCTGCTCACCGTCGCCGCCGACCGCGATCACGTCATCAAGTGCGCCCCGGGCCTGGACACCTCGCAGCTCGACCATTCCGGGGAGGTCGAACTGGTGTCCCTCGACGGCTCGGTGCGGGAGGCGTGCCTGTGGTCGCCGGGCCTGTCGGCCGGCGTGCGCCGTCGGGCCACGGTGCTCCGCACGACCGCCGCCCACGCGCCGGGGCCGTGGGGGCCACCGCGCCTCGTCGCGGACGGTGTCGCGGTCCACGTGGAGGAGGTGACCGACCGCGACGACGACGAGGTCGACGCCCACGAGGAGGCCGAGCGGTTCATCGTGGATCCCGACGGGGCGGTCGTCCGCGCTGGTCTCGTACGTCACTGGGCCCGCCGTCACGGGCTCCGTCAGCTCGACCCGAGGATCGCCCACCTGACCGGCCCACGGGTCCCGGACGGCTACACCGGGTTCGAGGTCCTCGAGAAGTGCAGGCTGGACCGCAAGCAGCTGCGCCGCGTGCTGCGGCAGCGCGACTGCGGGTCGTTGGAGATCCTCGTGCGCGGTGTCGACACGGATCCCGACGTGCTGCGGCGATCGCTCGCCCTCAGCGGGTCACGGCCGCTGGCCCTCGTCGTGACCCGGATCGGCAGCTCCGCGGTGGTGTTCGTGTGCGGGCCGCGCTCCGCCCGACGGGACTGA